One window from the genome of Nicotiana tomentosiformis chromosome 5, ASM39032v3, whole genome shotgun sequence encodes:
- the LOC138893130 gene encoding uncharacterized protein, with product MAEELKKLTGRVQSVEGGKGIEDLNYKNLCIQPDVELPEGYKPLKFKMFDGTGDPKVHLRTYCDKLVGVGKYERIRMKLFMRSLTGDALSWYISQNPKKWVNWVSMALDFIDWFRFNTKNAPDVFYIQNLKK from the coding sequence atggcggaagaactcaagaagcttactggcagagttcaaagCGTCGAAGGTGGCAAAGGCATTGAGGATTTGAATTATAAGaatttgtgtattcagccagatgtagaactgccagagggttacaaacctcttaagttcaaaatgttcgacggaactggtgatccgaaggtgcatttgagaacgtattgtgacaaacttgtaggggTTGGCAAGTATGAACGAATTcgtatgaagctgttcatgaggagcctcaccggagatgccttgtcttggtacatcagtcaaaacccaaaaaagtgggttaattgggtgagcatggcgttGGATTTCATAGAttggttcaggtttaacacaaaaaatgcaccagacgttttctacattcagaatctcaagaagtAA